Proteins found in one Coffea eugenioides isolate CCC68of chromosome 5, Ceug_1.0, whole genome shotgun sequence genomic segment:
- the LOC113771570 gene encoding uncharacterized protein LOC113771570, whose product MSTHSESSDSPVTAPSTDWVNLGAQLNEVLNKFNELGMEMTAQRRVIDQLVTSGASGEQHEPLPPGQSEPQPIFLPYTQTSATSQVINPPEEAFTYPTHGPPPTYVPNIQINPSHAQIPQSYLLITMSMPFAPQGPHCYSTAEPFTLHTAVQGKAEIGESSVPVDKNLLKRLDRFEEFIRKTQGLSKSGGLDYDELCLFPDMQLPVGFEAPKFIKYNGTGNPKTHLRMFANKLGRPIDDENLPVRLFPESLEGDALDWYSNLKPEDMRSWMDLSTAFVRQYEYNCELAPTRTTLEGTKRKPSEDHKTYAKRWRKLVAKVEPPMTEDEIVRTFIKAHDPSYFEEIFRMTGCSFAEIVNKLEEYDEFIRAEKIVNVSALKSQLEAMQNQDDSSKKSQFEKKEEETAFVWNQDPPFRPRHQQYSTYSPHYPYQSHPRPVYSTVINHPRPRPNYLNTPPAPFHISPPNSQTSSRPPYNSGPAPPNKQTYNHPRTHEIQNPGRSRTFTNLGRPIDQLYEQLKAAGKIDDIPPPKYPRRGFSAGYDPQAACAYHSGAPGHSTGNCWVLKHKIQDMIEAGDIVLRKREEQEPSISTSPFPEHKNTFEAFTPQ is encoded by the coding sequence ATGAGTACACACTCGGAATCGTCTGACAGTCCTGTAACGGCACCATCAACTGATTGGGTAAACTTGGGAGCTCAGCTGAATGAAGTTTTGAATAAATTTAATGAGCTGGGCATGGAAATGACGGCCCAACGGCGCGTAATTGATCAATTGGTAACCAGTGGTGCTAGCGGTGAGCAACACGAGCCCTTACCCCCTGGTCAATCTGAACCTCAACCAATATTCTTACCGTACACTCAAACCTCTGCTACTTCACAAGTTATAAACCCACCTGAAGAAGCCTTTACCTATCCAACTCATGGCCCACCACCTACTTATGTACCTAACATCCAAATTAACCCTTCTCATGCCCAAATCCCCCAAAGTTATCTGCTAATTACTATGAGCATGCCATTTGCACCACAGGGGCCACATTGTTACTCCACTGCTGAGCCATTCACCCTACATACCGCCGTCCAAGGGAAAGCTGAAATTGGAGAGTCATCCGTGCCAGTGGACAAGAATTTACTAAAGAGATTAGATCGGTTTGAGGAGTTCATAAGAAAAACTCAAGGTTTGAGTAAGTCAGGGGGTCTAGACTACGACGAGCTGTGCTTGTTTCCGGATATGCAATTGCCGGTAGGTTTCGAAGCACCCAAATTTATCAAGTACAACGGAACCGGCAATCCCAAGACCCATCTTCGGATGTTTGCAAATAAATTGGGGAGACCAATAGATGATGAGAATCTGCCCGTGCGCTTATTTCCTGAGAGCCTAGAGGGCGATGCGTTGGATTGGTATTCCAACTTGAAGCCTGAGGACATGAGGTCTTGGATGGATTTGTCAACcgcttttgtaaggcagtaTGAATACAATTGCGAGCTCGCTCCAACGAGGACTACACTTGAAGGAACTAAAAGGAAGCCATCTGAGGATCACAAGACGTATGCAAAAAGATGGAGGAAATTGGTAGCCAAGGTGGAACCCCCTATGACTGAAGATGAAATTGTGCGTACATTTATTAAAGCTCATGACCCGTCCTATTTTGAGGagatttttcgcatgactggatgctcctTCGCAGAAATTGTTAATAAATTGGAAGAGTATGATGAGTTTATAAGAGCAgaaaagattgttaatgtgtcagCTCTGAAATCACAATTGGAAGCGATGCAAAATCAAGACGACAGTAGTAAGAAATCCCAGTTTGAGAAGAAAGAAGAGGAAACTGCATTTGTCTGGAACCAAGACCCTCCTTTCCGGCCTAGGCACCAACAATACTCCACCTACTCACCCCATTACCCATACCAGTCACACCCTCGACCTGTCTATTCTACTGTCATTAATCACCCCCGTCCTCGACCAAATTACCTAAACACACCACCAGCACCATTTCACATATCTCCACCTAACTCTCAAACTAGCTCTCGCCCTCCTTATAATTCTGGACCTGCCCCACCAAACAAACAGACCTACAACCATCCTCGAACCCATGAAATACAAAATCCCGGCCGATCTCGAACTTTTACCAACTTAGGCAGGCCCATCGATCAACTGTACGAACAGCTCAAGGCCGCTGGTAAGATAGATGACATACCTCCTCCAAAATACCCTCGTCGAGGCTTCTCTGCTGGGTACGACCCTCAAGCCGCTTGTGCTTACCATTCTGGAGCGCCCGGTCATTCAACTGGTAACTGTTGGGTACTGAAGCATAAGATTCAGGACATGATCGAAGCAGGAGATATAGTGttaaggaaaagggaagaacaaGAACCGAGTATAAGTACGAGTCCCTTTCCCGAGCACAAGAACACCTTTGAGGCGTTTACCCCCCAATGA